A stretch of the Vitis vinifera cultivar Pinot Noir 40024 chromosome 16, ASM3070453v1 genome encodes the following:
- the LOC132252668 gene encoding stilbene synthase 4 codes for MASVEEIRNAQRAKGPATVLAIGTATPDNCLYQSDFADYYFRVTKSEHMTELKKKFNRICDKSMIKKRYIHLTEEMLEEHPNIGAYMAPSLNIRQEIITAEVPKLGKEAALKALKEWGQPKSKITHLVFCTTSGVEMPGADYKLANLLGLEPSVRRVMLYHQGCYAGGTVLRTAKDLAENNAGARVLVVCSEITVVTFRGPSEDALDSLVGQALFGDGSAAVIVGSDPDISIERPLFQLVSAAQTFIPNSAGAIAGNLREVGLTFHLWPNVPTLISENIENCLTKAFDPIGISDWNSLFWIAHPGGPAILDAVEAKVGLDKQKLKATRHILSEYGNMSSACVLFILDEMRKKSLKEGKTTTGEGLDWGVLFGFGPGLTIETVVLHSVGTDSN; via the exons ATGGCGTCTGTGGAGGAAATTAGAAATGCCCAGCGTGCCAAGGGTCCGGCCACCGTTCTAGCCATTGGCACAGCTACCCCGGACAACTGTCTGTACCAGTCTGATTTCGCTGATTACTATTTTCGGGTCACTAAAAGCGAGCACATGACCGAGCTCAAGAAGAAGTTCAACCGCATTT GTGACAAATCCATGATCAAGAAGCGTTACATTCATTTGACCGAAGAAATGCTTGAGGAGCACCCAAACATTGGTGCTTATATGGCTCCATCTCTTAACATACGCCAAGAGATTATCACTGCTGAGGTACCCAAGCTTGGTAAGGAAGCAGCATTGAAGGCTCTTAAAGAGTGGGGTCAGCCTAAATCGAAGATCACCCACCTTGTATTTTGTACCACCTCAGGTGTAGAAATGCCTGGTGCAGATTATAAACTCGCTAATCTTTTAGGCCTCGAGCCATCTGTCAGAAGAGTGATGTTGTACCATCAAGGGTGCTATGCGGGTGGAACTGTCCTTCGAACCGCTAAGGATCTTGCAGAGAATAATGCAGGAGCACGAGTTCTTGTGGTGTGCTCTGAGATCACTGTTGTTACATTTCGTGGTCCTTCCGAAGATGCTTTGGACTCTTTAGTTGGCCAAGCCCTTTTTGGTGATGGGTCTGCAGCTGTAATCGTTGGATCTGATCCAGATATCTCGATTGAACGACCACTCTTTCAACTTGTTTCAGCAGCCCAAACATTTATTCCTAATTCAGCAGGTGCTATTGCAGGCAACTTACGTGAAGTGGGTCTCACCTTTCATTTGTGGCCTAATGTGCCTACCTTGATCTCTGAAAACATTGAGAATTGTTTGACTAAGGCTTTTGACCCAATTGGTATTAGTGATTGGAATTCCTTATTCTGGATTGCTCATCCAGGTGGCCCAGCTATTCTCGACGCAGTTGAAGCAAAAGTCGGTTTAGATAAACAGAAACTCAAAGCAACAAGGCATATTCTAAGTGAATATGGGAACATGTCAAGTGCATGtgtcttatttattttggaCGAGATGAGAAAGAAATCGCTCAAGGAAGGCAAAACGACGACAGGTGAAGGATTGGATTGGGGTGTCTTGTTTGGCTTTGGGCCAGGCCTAACCATTGAGACCGTTGTGCTCCATAGCGTTGGTACAGATTCAAACTAG